The Rhinopithecus roxellana isolate Shanxi Qingling chromosome 9, ASM756505v1, whole genome shotgun sequence genome contains a region encoding:
- the ATP6V1C1 gene encoding V-type proton ATPase subunit C 1: MTEFWLISAPGEKTCQQTWEKLHAATSKNNNLAVTSKFNIPDLKVGTLDVLVGLSDELAKLDAFVEGVVKKVAQYMADVLEDSKDKVQENLLANGVDLVTYITRFQWDMAKYPIKQSLKNISEIIAKGVTQIDNDLKSRASAYNNLKGNLQNLERKNAGSLLTRSLAEIVKKDDFVLDSEYLVTLLVVVPKLNHNDWIKQYETLAEMVVPRSSNVLSEDQDSYLCNVTLFRKAVDDFRHKARENKFIVRDFQYNEEEMKADKEEMNRLSTDKKKQFGPLVRWLKVNFSEAFIAWIHVKALRVFVESVLRYGLPVNFQAMLLQPNKKTLKKLREVLHELYKHLDSSAAAIIDAPMDIPGLNLSQQEYYPYVYYKIDCNLLEFK; this comes from the exons ATGACTGAGTTCTGGCTTATATCTGCTCCTGGGGAGAAAACCTGTCAGCAAACATGGGAGAAATTGCATGCCGCAACTTCAAAGAACAATAATCTTGCTGTGACTTCCAAGTTCAATATTCCTGACTTAAAG gtTGGCACGCTGGATGTCTTGGTTGGCTTGTCAGATGAACTGGCTAAACTGGATGCATTTGTAGAAGG agTGGTTAAGAAAGTGGCTCAATACATGGCTGATGTATTGGAAGATAGTAAAGACAAAGTTCAAGAGAATCTGTTGGCTAATGGAG TGGACTTGGTTACTTATATAACAAGGTTCCAGTGGGACATGGCCAAATATCCAATCAAGCAGTccctgaaaaatatttctgaaataattgCCAAG GGAGTAACTCAGATTGATAATGACCTGAAATCTCGAGCATCTGCATACAATAACCTGAAAGGAAATCTTCAGAATTTGGAACGAAAGAATGC AGGAAGTTTGCTAACTAGAAGTCTAGcagaaattgtgaagaaggatgACTTTGTTCTTGATTCAGAGTATCTCGTCACATTACTCGTAGTAGTTCCCAA GTTAAACCACAACGACTGGATTAAGCAGTATGAAACACTAGCCGAAATGGTAGTTCCAAGGTCTAGCAA tgTTCTTTCAGAGGACCAAGACAGTTACCTGTGTAATGTTACCTTGTTTAGGAAGGCAGTTGATGACTTCAGACACAAAGCCAGGGAAAACAA ATTCATTGTTCGTGACTTCCAGTATAACGAAGAGGAGATGAAAGcagataaagaagaaatgaacaggCTTTCTACtgataagaaaaaacaattt ggaCCACTTGTACGGTGGCTGAAAGTGAATTTTAGTGAAGCATTTATTGCATGGATTCATGTGAAAGCATTACGGGTTTTTGTTGAGTCTGTTTTAAG ATATGGCTTGCCAGTGAACTTCCAAGCAATGCTACTTCAGCCTAATAAGAAaactttgaagaaactgagagaagTATTACATGAATTGTATAAACATCTAGACAGCAGTGCAGCAGCTATTATTGAT gctcCTATGGATATTCCAGGTTTAAACCTGAGTCAACAAGAATACTACCCCTATGTGTACTACAAGATTGATTGCAACTTGCTGGAATTCAAGTGA